The following are encoded in a window of Halorarum salinum genomic DNA:
- a CDS encoding ferritin family protein, with amino-acid sequence MDSAALRERVEAEKATELERLGSNRFLVALTDADLATGTVLRAAADSEHAAHATFGRWADHENDPAARELFGWVADREAEHRDRVLETLGEEYDPRDGGTVHSYLRDRTDAVERVAAGLVGRPLVSVRAHLQIVSHFVNEADEPRADLFRDLRSETEEELERGLAYLDDHCDHEEDWETAAAVAAYVVQLAYDDYADSLRGLGVDVKPVC; translated from the coding sequence ATGGATTCGGCCGCCCTGCGCGAGCGGGTCGAGGCGGAGAAGGCCACCGAACTGGAACGGCTGGGCTCGAACAGGTTCCTCGTCGCGCTCACCGACGCGGACCTCGCGACCGGGACGGTGCTCCGCGCGGCCGCCGACAGCGAACACGCGGCCCACGCCACCTTCGGCCGGTGGGCCGACCACGAGAACGACCCGGCCGCGCGGGAACTGTTCGGCTGGGTCGCCGATCGGGAGGCCGAACACCGGGACCGCGTGCTCGAGACCCTCGGGGAGGAGTACGACCCGAGGGACGGGGGAACCGTACACTCCTACCTCCGTGATCGAACGGACGCCGTCGAGCGCGTCGCCGCGGGGCTGGTCGGCCGGCCGCTCGTCAGCGTCAGGGCGCACCTGCAGATCGTGAGCCACTTCGTGAACGAGGCCGACGAGCCGCGCGCGGACCTCTTCCGGGACCTCCGGTCGGAGACGGAGGAGGAACTGGAGCGCGGACTCGCCTACCTCGACGACCACTGCGATCACGAGGAGGACTGGGAGACGGCGGCCGCGGTCGCGGCCTACGTCGTGCAGCTCGCCTACGACGACTACGCGGACTCGCTGCGGGGGCTGGGCGTCGACGTGAAGCCGGTCTGCTGA
- a CDS encoding MBL fold metallo-hydrolase yields MTHEEELDPETLARRLRAGESVSILDVRNRDEYETWRVEGRSVTDAQVPHVKFVAAGATGDPADLLPDDLTDPVVSVCPRGEASTEVAGLLREAGVDAVNLAGGMTAWARTYLAAELDAGDATVLQYQRPSSGCLAYLVVSGGEAAVVDPLRAFADRYVEDADERGATLRYALDTHVHADHVSGVRAVAERTDAEVALPDGAAERGLAFDARLVGDGEELQVGDATLAAIHAPGHTSELTAFALRGGRGDGGGRDGDGGGSGRNGDGDEAAPDVLFTGDALFLRSVGRPDLERGDEAAREYAVLAHDTLHDRLLALPDDTLVAPGHYADHADARGDAYAAPLGDLRGMDVLQLDEDAFVDRVASDLPPRPSNYERIIATNLGRESMDDEAAFEAELGPNNCAVSAG; encoded by the coding sequence ATGACTCACGAGGAGGAACTCGACCCCGAGACGCTCGCGCGCCGCCTCCGCGCCGGCGAGTCGGTCTCGATCCTCGACGTGCGAAACCGCGACGAGTACGAGACCTGGCGCGTGGAGGGCCGGAGCGTGACCGACGCGCAGGTGCCCCACGTGAAGTTCGTCGCGGCGGGAGCGACGGGGGACCCCGCGGACCTCCTCCCCGACGACCTCACGGATCCCGTCGTGTCAGTCTGCCCGCGCGGAGAGGCGAGCACGGAGGTCGCCGGCCTGCTCCGCGAGGCGGGCGTCGACGCAGTGAACCTCGCCGGCGGGATGACCGCCTGGGCGCGGACGTACCTCGCGGCGGAACTCGACGCGGGGGACGCGACGGTCCTCCAGTACCAGCGCCCCTCCTCGGGCTGTCTCGCGTACCTCGTCGTCTCCGGCGGCGAGGCGGCCGTGGTCGACCCCCTCCGGGCGTTCGCGGACCGGTACGTCGAGGACGCCGACGAGCGGGGCGCGACGCTCCGATACGCCCTGGACACCCACGTCCACGCCGACCACGTGAGCGGCGTCCGGGCGGTCGCCGAGCGGACCGACGCCGAAGTCGCCCTCCCCGACGGCGCGGCCGAGCGTGGGCTCGCGTTCGACGCGAGGCTCGTCGGCGACGGTGAGGAACTGCAGGTGGGCGACGCGACGCTCGCGGCGATCCACGCGCCGGGCCACACGAGCGAGCTAACGGCGTTCGCGCTCCGCGGCGGCCGAGGTGACGGCGGCGGCCGCGACGGGGACGGCGGCGGGAGCGGCCGCAACGGGGACGGGGACGAAGCCGCCCCCGACGTCCTCTTCACCGGCGACGCGCTGTTCCTCCGGAGCGTCGGCCGGCCCGACCTCGAGCGGGGCGACGAGGCGGCCCGCGAGTACGCCGTGCTGGCCCACGACACGCTCCACGACCGCCTGCTCGCGCTGCCGGACGACACCCTCGTCGCGCCCGGCCACTACGCCGACCACGCGGACGCCCGGGGCGACGCCTACGCGGCGCCGCTCGGCGACCTGCGGGGGATGGACGTGCTCCAGTTAGACGAGGACGCCTTCGTCGACCGGGTCGCCTCGGACCTGCCGCCCCGGCCGTCGAACTACGAGCGGATCATCGCCACGAACCTGGGGCGCGAGTCGATGGACGACGAGGCGGCGTTCGAGGCGGAACTCGGGCCGAACAACTGCGCGGTGTCGGCCGGCTGA
- a CDS encoding aminoglycoside N(3)-acetyltransferase, producing the protein MTERDVVERTDEPATAERLRADLRELGISPGDAVLVHSSLSAVGWVPGGAPAVVDALLDAVTASGTLAMPTHSTQLSDPADWERPPVPDDWFETIREAAPPFRPELTPTRGMGAVVDCFRAYPDVVRSDHPTTSFAAWGADADRVTADHAYDSPLGEASPLARLYDLDATVLRIGVDANTSLHLAEYRADYDGASERSGAPVLTDEGRRWITWEEPASEDDFREIEAAFEREGDVARGTVGLAESTLCRMRPLVDFAVEWMGENR; encoded by the coding sequence ATGACCGAACGCGACGTCGTCGAGCGGACGGACGAGCCGGCGACGGCAGAGCGCCTCCGGGCCGACCTCCGCGAACTGGGGATCTCGCCCGGCGACGCGGTGCTCGTCCACTCCTCGCTGTCGGCCGTCGGATGGGTCCCGGGCGGCGCCCCCGCGGTCGTCGACGCGCTGCTGGACGCCGTCACCGCGTCCGGGACGCTCGCGATGCCGACCCACTCCACGCAGCTGTCGGACCCGGCCGACTGGGAGCGTCCGCCGGTGCCGGACGACTGGTTCGAAACCATCCGCGAGGCCGCCCCGCCGTTCCGCCCGGAACTCACGCCGACCCGCGGGATGGGCGCCGTCGTGGACTGCTTCCGCGCGTACCCGGACGTCGTCCGGAGCGACCACCCCACCACCTCGTTCGCCGCGTGGGGCGCTGACGCGGACCGGGTGACGGCCGACCACGCCTACGACTCGCCGCTGGGGGAGGCCTCGCCGCTCGCGCGACTCTACGACCTGGACGCGACGGTCCTGCGCATCGGCGTGGACGCGAACACGTCGCTCCATCTCGCGGAGTACCGCGCCGACTACGACGGGGCGTCCGAAAGGAGTGGGGCCCCGGTGCTGACCGACGAGGGGCGGCGCTGGATCACCTGGGAGGAGCCCGCGAGCGAGGACGACTTCCGCGAGATCGAGGCGGCGTTCGAACGCGAAGGCGACGTTGCTCGGGGGACGGTCGGCCTGGCGGAGTCGACGCTGTGCCGGATGCGCCCGCTCGTCGACTTCGCAGTCGAGTGGATGGGCGAGAACCGGTAG
- a CDS encoding 2Fe-2S iron-sulfur cluster-binding protein, translated as MTEHTVEFVGTGETLEMSDKQTILSACIEAGIAQEYSCRVGMCLACSAEIVEGEVAQQAAVARGLTEEEAEDYALTCMARPESDLKLDRGKYPPSIEDDATAMDGANGAAADD; from the coding sequence ATGACCGAGCACACCGTCGAGTTCGTCGGCACGGGCGAGACGCTGGAGATGTCCGACAAGCAGACGATCCTGAGCGCGTGCATCGAGGCCGGCATCGCCCAGGAGTACTCCTGCCGGGTCGGCATGTGTCTCGCCTGCTCCGCCGAGATCGTCGAGGGCGAGGTGGCCCAGCAGGCCGCCGTCGCCCGCGGGCTCACCGAGGAGGAGGCCGAGGACTACGCGCTCACCTGCATGGCCCGGCCGGAGTCCGACCTCAAACTCGACCGCGGGAAGTACCCCCCGAGCATCGAGGACGACGCGACGGCGATGGACGGCGCGAACGGAGCGGCCGCGGACGACTGA
- a CDS encoding long-chain-fatty-acid--CoA ligase, with protein MVNLVESVAAAADEHADGTAVGFRGRELTYGELWGQIGAFASGLADAGVEPGDRVGLYLPNLPQFVVGFHGTLRAGGVVVPMNPQYKAREIEHLLSDSGADVVVALADLAPFVEEVREETGVEHLVTVGGDGDAGADDAVAFEEFCGTPGFETVERDADDVACQPYTSGTTGQPKGVLLTHENLRSNAEMSRSLPRGGVRADDSLLGVLPLFHIYGMTVVMNAALFAGGAYFPLPSWDAEEAMDLIEREGLTMMHGVPAMYNDVVNQPDAEDRNLSSLRMCGVGGAGIPVEVLRRFEELFDATIYEGYGLTETSPVTHFNSADEGRRVGSIGRTLPGVEARIVDDGFEAVDPVPEGPVDEGGEGGTASESRTGSGETDLDDVTGELVVAGPNVMQGYHDRPEANEEAFTHEGGTRWFHTGDVGYHDEDGFYYVVDRRKHMINTAGYNVYPREVEELLFEHEAVADVAVVGIPDDRRGETVKAFVVRAPDGEVSADGIRQFCLDNLAEYKHPREVAFVEELPRTTTGKVQKFELRGE; from the coding sequence ATGGTCAATCTGGTAGAATCCGTCGCGGCGGCAGCCGACGAACACGCGGACGGGACGGCGGTCGGGTTCCGCGGCCGGGAGCTCACCTACGGGGAACTGTGGGGTCAGATCGGAGCGTTCGCCTCGGGGTTGGCCGATGCGGGCGTCGAACCCGGCGACCGGGTCGGGCTCTACCTGCCGAACCTCCCGCAGTTCGTCGTGGGTTTCCACGGGACCCTGCGGGCCGGGGGTGTCGTCGTCCCGATGAACCCCCAGTACAAGGCGCGGGAGATAGAGCACCTCCTCTCGGACTCGGGCGCGGACGTGGTCGTCGCGCTCGCGGACCTCGCGCCGTTCGTCGAGGAGGTACGGGAGGAGACGGGCGTCGAGCACCTCGTCACGGTCGGCGGGGACGGCGACGCGGGGGCCGACGACGCCGTCGCCTTCGAGGAGTTCTGCGGGACGCCCGGGTTCGAGACGGTCGAGCGCGACGCCGACGACGTCGCCTGCCAGCCGTACACCTCGGGGACGACCGGCCAGCCGAAGGGCGTGCTCCTTACCCACGAGAACCTCCGGTCGAACGCCGAGATGTCGCGCTCGCTCCCCCGGGGCGGCGTCCGCGCCGACGATAGCCTGCTCGGGGTGCTCCCGTTGTTCCACATATACGGCATGACCGTCGTGATGAACGCGGCGCTGTTCGCCGGCGGCGCCTACTTCCCGCTCCCCTCGTGGGACGCGGAGGAGGCGATGGACCTGATCGAGCGCGAGGGGCTGACCATGATGCACGGCGTGCCCGCGATGTACAACGACGTCGTCAACCAGCCGGACGCCGAGGACCGAAACCTCTCCTCGCTCCGGATGTGCGGGGTCGGCGGCGCCGGCATCCCGGTGGAGGTGCTCCGGCGCTTCGAGGAACTGTTCGACGCGACGATCTACGAGGGGTACGGCCTCACCGAGACCAGCCCGGTCACCCACTTCAACAGCGCCGACGAGGGCCGGCGGGTCGGCTCCATCGGGCGGACGCTTCCGGGCGTCGAGGCGCGGATCGTCGACGACGGGTTCGAGGCGGTCGACCCGGTCCCCGAGGGGCCGGTCGACGAGGGCGGCGAGGGGGGAACGGCCTCGGAGAGCCGGACGGGGTCCGGCGAAACCGACCTGGACGACGTCACGGGCGAACTCGTCGTCGCCGGCCCGAACGTGATGCAGGGCTACCACGACCGGCCGGAGGCGAACGAGGAGGCGTTCACCCACGAAGGGGGGACACGCTGGTTCCACACAGGCGACGTCGGCTACCACGACGAGGACGGCTTCTACTACGTGGTCGACCGGCGGAAGCACATGATCAACACCGCGGGCTACAACGTCTACCCGCGCGAGGTGGAGGAGTTGCTGTTCGAGCACGAGGCGGTCGCCGACGTCGCGGTCGTCGGGATCCCGGACGACCGCCGCGGCGAGACGGTGAAGGCGTTCGTCGTCCGGGCGCCGGACGGGGAGGTGTCGGCCGACGGGATCAGGCAGTTCTGTCTCGACAACCTCGCGGAGTACAAGCACCCGCGCGAGGTGGCGTTCGTCGAGGAGCTTCCCCGGACGACGACCGGGAAGGTCCAGAAGTTCGAGCTTCGTGGCGAGTGA
- a CDS encoding NAD(P)/FAD-dependent oxidoreductase encodes MDRRGTRYDRSPFVDGGGHFSGVGTPTDCSGRSAAVVGGAVSGLAAAYALHTLGYEVTLYERQAYTAKRVNCGEAMTAASAVPLAKTPENGFANDTPAFEVAVYTDTGSDRRLVGQVTLPAADAYVTDRNLVERRWAEQLADDGVGVEADHSVTKAEFETLADAHDLLVDATGQPSLASKVTRSTAEYSGHLTALNADVTGDFSEQYPRSRMVLENYVGYAWAFPKSPTRANVGIGWAGPDRPDDYMAALRAACERNGWPVPTRDRTNVAIIPEGPSLAPTRTYLPEFGVVRVGDAAGIANRLTGKGISQGIHSSYLMAELAAEDRLADYPFVLHERLRPEYFLAHVVRGVLEVGEATLLGDVLEAVAGIDIEDVDRSPRLALARLARRPALLARLVTRPWILRRVFDAYTDRWEYRRAT; translated from the coding sequence ATGGATCGGCGGGGCACGCGCTACGATCGCAGCCCGTTCGTGGACGGCGGCGGGCACTTCTCCGGCGTCGGAACGCCGACCGACTGCTCCGGACGGTCTGCCGCGGTCGTCGGGGGAGCGGTGAGCGGTCTGGCCGCGGCGTACGCCCTGCACACGCTCGGCTACGAGGTCACGCTGTACGAGCGCCAGGCCTACACGGCAAAGCGGGTCAACTGCGGCGAGGCGATGACCGCGGCGTCGGCCGTCCCGCTCGCGAAGACGCCCGAGAACGGGTTCGCGAACGACACGCCGGCGTTCGAGGTCGCCGTGTACACGGACACCGGTTCCGACCGGCGGCTCGTGGGGCAGGTGACGCTCCCGGCGGCCGACGCATACGTCACCGATCGGAACCTCGTGGAGCGACGCTGGGCCGAGCAACTGGCGGACGACGGCGTCGGCGTTGAGGCGGACCACTCGGTGACGAAAGCCGAGTTCGAGACGCTCGCGGACGCGCACGACCTGCTCGTGGACGCGACGGGCCAACCGTCGCTCGCCAGCAAGGTGACCCGATCCACCGCCGAGTACAGCGGACACCTGACCGCGCTCAACGCCGACGTGACGGGGGACTTCTCCGAACAGTATCCGCGGTCGCGGATGGTCCTCGAGAACTACGTGGGCTACGCGTGGGCGTTCCCGAAGTCGCCAACGCGCGCCAACGTCGGCATCGGCTGGGCGGGGCCCGACCGGCCCGACGACTACATGGCGGCACTGCGTGCGGCCTGCGAACGGAACGGGTGGCCCGTCCCGACCCGCGACCGGACGAACGTCGCGATCATCCCCGAGGGGCCGAGTTTGGCCCCGACGCGGACGTACCTGCCGGAGTTCGGCGTCGTCCGGGTCGGCGACGCGGCGGGGATCGCGAACCGCCTCACCGGGAAAGGGATCTCCCAGGGGATCCACTCGTCGTACCTGATGGCCGAACTCGCCGCCGAGGACCGCCTCGCCGACTACCCGTTCGTGCTCCACGAGCGGCTCCGCCCGGAGTACTTCCTCGCCCACGTCGTCCGTGGCGTTCTCGAGGTGGGGGAAGCCACGTTGCTCGGCGACGTCCTCGAGGCGGTCGCAGGGATCGACATCGAGGACGTGGACCGGTCGCCGCGGTTGGCCCTCGCTCGGCTCGCCCGGCGTCCCGCCCTGCTCGCCCGGTTGGTGACACGCCCGTGGATCCTCCGGCGCGTGTTCGACGCCTACACCGACCGGTGGGAGTATCGGCGGGCGACGTAG